One Clostridium sp. CM027 genomic window carries:
- a CDS encoding MATE family efflux transporter translates to MTQQNILTEGKVIMKQENTLTEGKVIPTLLKFAFPFLLASLLQALYGAADLLVVGQFDNSAQVSAVATGSQIMQTITSVILGLTTGGTILIGNYLGAKKYKDIAESVGTIICTFGIIAAVLTVIMVVMTGTITNLMNTPTEAFKYTKEYIFICSCGIPFIIGYNALSGILRGLGNSKAPLFFIAVACVTNIMVDLILVGGFHMGAPGAAIATIAAQAISFIIGVLYIKKIGFNFEFHRSHIRIEAGKAKKVFKLGLPIALQDGLINISFIIITAVINVMGLTASASVGVVEKIIVFTMLPTIAFASAIAAMTAQNMGAGKKERAKQCLYIGTGCSLILGIICYAYAQWNPTSLTALFSRDTAVIETAALYIKSYSIDCILVCFVFCMNSFFSGCGNSLFPMIHSLIATFIIRIPLSFVLSKIVGMTLYEIGFASPLATFASLVMCIIYMKSGKWNNNKIIY, encoded by the coding sequence ATGACACAACAGAACATTTTAACAGAAGGAAAGGTTATTATGAAACAAGAGAATACTTTAACAGAGGGTAAGGTTATCCCAACGCTTTTAAAATTTGCATTTCCGTTTCTATTAGCAAGCTTGTTGCAAGCACTCTATGGTGCAGCTGATTTGTTGGTTGTTGGACAGTTTGATAATTCGGCGCAAGTTTCTGCTGTGGCAACAGGAAGCCAGATTATGCAGACAATCACAAGCGTTATCCTTGGATTAACAACTGGAGGTACTATTTTAATTGGCAACTATTTGGGTGCAAAAAAATATAAAGATATTGCAGAGTCAGTTGGAACTATCATTTGTACATTTGGTATAATAGCAGCTGTGTTGACTGTAATTATGGTGGTAATGACAGGTACTATTACAAATTTAATGAATACGCCAACAGAGGCATTTAAATACACAAAAGAATATATTTTTATCTGTTCTTGTGGTATTCCATTTATTATAGGGTACAATGCGTTGAGTGGTATTCTGCGAGGGCTAGGCAATTCAAAAGCACCATTATTCTTTATTGCGGTAGCTTGCGTAACTAATATTATGGTAGATTTAATATTAGTGGGTGGGTTCCATATGGGGGCGCCAGGAGCTGCAATTGCTACTATAGCTGCTCAAGCTATAAGCTTCATAATTGGGGTGCTGTATATAAAAAAGATAGGTTTTAACTTTGAGTTTCATCGTAGTCATATTAGGATTGAAGCAGGAAAAGCAAAGAAGGTATTTAAGCTAGGATTACCAATAGCATTACAGGATGGTTTAATTAATATTTCTTTTATAATAATTACAGCAGTTATTAATGTAATGGGACTTACTGCTTCTGCATCTGTAGGTGTTGTCGAAAAAATAATTGTATTTACAATGCTTCCAACGATTGCATTTGCTTCAGCAATTGCAGCGATGACAGCTCAGAATATGGGGGCAGGAAAGAAGGAAAGAGCAAAACAATGTTTGTATATAGGCACGGGATGCTCATTAATATTAGGAATAATATGTTATGCATATGCACAATGGAATCCAACATCGCTTACAGCATTGTTTTCTAGGGATACAGCGGTCATAGAAACAGCTGCATTATATATTAAATCATACAGCATCGATTGCATTTTGGTATGCTTTGTATTTTGTATGAACTCGTTTTTTAGTGGTTGTGGTAATTCGTTATTTCCAATGATTCACAGTTTAATTGCTACATTTATCATTCGTATACCGTTATCTTTTGTTTTAAGTAAAATAGTAGGTATGACTCTATATGAAATTGGATTTGCTTCTCCTCTTGCAACATTCGCATCACTTGTAATGTGTATAATCTACATGAAATCAGGTAAATGGAATAATAATAAAATTATTTATTGA
- the metA gene encoding homoserine O-succinyltransferase, translating to MPIKIPDNLPAFKTLNKENIFTITEDCAFHQDIRPLKIVILNLMPTKIDTETQILRLLGNSPLQIDIVLLHPASHACKNISQEHLIKFYNTFEEIKNSRFDGMIITGAPIESIPFEEVDYWEELKKIMEWSVHNVYSTLHICWGAQAGLHYHYGVQKHKLDSKVFGVFKHKITKQNVKLLSGFDDEFYVPHSRHTEIRKVDIDKIDELEILSESEESGIYIVSAKKGRQIFITGHSEYDPLTLKNEYDRDIANGLNINVPKNYYPKDDPLKIPIVKWRGHSSLLFLNWLNYYVYQETPYNLVYLE from the coding sequence ATGCCAATAAAAATACCTGACAATCTTCCAGCGTTTAAAACTTTAAATAAAGAGAACATTTTTACTATTACAGAAGACTGCGCATTTCACCAAGATATTCGGCCTTTAAAAATTGTGATTTTAAACCTTATGCCAACAAAAATCGATACTGAAACACAAATTTTAAGACTTCTTGGGAACTCTCCACTACAGATTGATATAGTTCTTCTTCACCCTGCAAGCCATGCATGTAAAAATATATCGCAGGAACATTTAATTAAATTTTATAACACTTTTGAAGAAATAAAGAATTCTAGATTTGATGGAATGATAATAACTGGAGCGCCAATTGAAAGTATTCCCTTTGAAGAAGTGGATTACTGGGAGGAGCTTAAAAAAATTATGGAATGGAGTGTTCACAATGTATACTCTACCTTGCATATTTGTTGGGGTGCTCAAGCAGGGCTTCATTATCATTACGGAGTGCAAAAACATAAACTTGATAGTAAAGTATTTGGAGTGTTTAAACATAAAATAACAAAGCAAAACGTTAAACTTTTGAGTGGATTTGATGATGAATTTTATGTTCCACATTCAAGACATACTGAAATAAGAAAAGTTGATATTGATAAAATAGATGAGCTTGAAATTTTATCAGAATCTGAGGAATCAGGCATTTACATTGTATCAGCAAAAAAGGGAAGACAAATTTTTATAACCGGGCATTCAGAGTATGATCCATTAACATTAAAAAATGAATATGACAGGGATATAGCAAACGGCTTAAATATAAATGTCCCCAAAAATTATTATCCAAAAGACGATCCATTAAAAATACCTATCGTAAAATGGAGAGGTCACTCAAGTTTGCTTTTTTTAAACTGGTTAAATTATTATGTTTATCAGGAGACACCTTACAATTTGGTGTACCTAGAATAA